A stretch of DNA from Gemmatimonadota bacterium:
GCTGGTACGACGGCACTCTCGGCGGCAGCCTCGAGAACTTCGCCGCCATGCGGACCCGCGCCACTCCCAACACCCGCGAGAACCAGTACCTGATGGTCGGCCCCTGGCGCCATTGGGTCGATTCGGACGCCCGGGCCAGCACGATCGGGGGCATGGACTTTGGGCCTGGGGCGGTCGTCGACACCCGGCGGCTCTATCAACTCTGGTTCGATCGCTATCTCAAGCACGAATCCAACGAAGTCGCCGGCTGGCCCCACGTTAGGCTCTTTGTCCTGGGCGAGAATCGCTGGATCGGTGGAGACGACTGGCCACTCCCCGGCACCCGATTCGTTCCGTACTACCTCCGAGGCGCCGGCTGGCTGGCCCCGGACCCCCTCCCCCCAGGCGAAGGGTCGAGCCGCTACGACTACGATCCCAAGGACCCGACCCCGTTCTTCTGGTCGAGGAACGTCGACTCGGGCGGTCCGGACGACTATCGCAGCGTCGAGAGCCGGTCCGACGTGCTCACCTACACGATGGAATCACCGGCCGAGAAACTCACCGTGTGCGGGCCGATCACGGCGACGGTCGTTGCGAGTTCGTCGGCCAAGGATACCGACTGGGTCGCCCGGCTCACCCTGGTCCGGGCTGACGGCTATTCCCAGCGCCTCACCGAGGGCTGGGTCCGAGCCCGGGCCCGCCGCGGCAACTTTCGGAACGATCCGTTGACGCCGGGCAAACCGGAGACCTACCAGATCGATATGTGGGGTACCTGCGTCGCGGTCCGTCCCGGCGAGCGGCTCCGACTCGCGATCATGTCGGGGGCGTATCCTCTGCTCACCCGGAACCTCAACACCGGCGGCGACCTCGGCCTCGAAACCGAACCCGTGGTCGCCCACCAGACCGTCTATCACGAAGTCGGCCGGCTCTCATTCGTGACCCTGCCGATCGTCGACCGGGCCCGGGGAATCGAGACCCCATGATCCCCTCCGCGCTGATCCTGCTCGGACTCCTCGAGCCCGGATCCGATTCCGTCCTGGCCCGGACTAAGCAGGTCGCCGCCAAGCACGCCGACACCAGCGCCGCCCGAGCCCAAGGATTCGGCCCCCTGCAGATCGGGCGGATCGCCGACCTGACGCCGTTCCAGGGACAACACTGGCTCCACCGGTGGCGGGTGTTCAGCGGCTCACCCGACCTCGCAAGCCCGAGCTTCGTGATGTTCGCGCCGGTCGACGGCGTCTGGCGCCCGGCCGGCTTGGCCTATACCCGGCGAATGACGCGGGGCGCCCGGTTGCCGGACGACCTGGCCGGCACCAAGGCGCCCTGGCATCTCCATCAGCCCTGCGCCGTGGTCCCCGGTGAAGGCGAAGCGCTCGCGGACGGTGAGGCCGATTGTCTCGCCCGCGGCGGCGCCCCGCGGCAACCCGAAATCACCATGGTCCACGCCTGGACGATCCCAAATCCGGAAGGGCCGTTCGCGCACGACAACGTGGCTTTGCCCTACTGGGTCACCGGGCTCAAACTTCCCGTTGCGGCCGATCTCTCGACGCCGAGCCGGGCCCGTCGTACCCGGGCGCTCGGCCTCGCCCTCGGCGAATCGTTCGGCGCGATTATGCCCTACGCCCGCCTGGTCGAGGCGGCCACCACCTTGCCGGGGCTCGCCGATTCACTCGCCGTGCACCGCGCCGCCATCCGAGCATTGGTGCCCAAACTTCGAACCGCCGACCAGTCCGGCAATCGAGCCGCCCGAAATGCCCTGGCCGACCAGTTGATCGGCGAGTTGGACGCGCTTCGGCGGTGGTATGCGGCCGGCGCGCCAAGTCCGGCCATCAAGTCGCAGCTTGAACGTCAGTACGGGCGGGCGCTCGGCGAAGCGCCCGGTCACCACATGCACTAGCTAAACCGGGGGGCCGACGAAGTCTATGAACCAAGCAACGGGCGTCTCGCGCCGACTGGAAGCATGACCGTGGCCCGGGAAAGTCATGCGGCGGTGCGGCTCCAGGACGGCCGGGTCCTGATCGTGGGCGGCCATCACCTTGTACACCTCGGCCGAGACCTATGATCCGGCCTCCGGCACCTTCCGTCACGTGGGCGACATGCTGGCCCGGCGTCACAAACACGACGTCGGGCTGCTTCGCGATGGTCGGGTGCTGATTACCGGGGGAGCTGACGAGCGCGACAGGGGGGGCTACCGAACCACAGCACTATTCGAGCCCCGAACCGGCGTCTTCACGGCCGGCCCGGATCTGCAGCGCCCCCGGTACAAACACCAAGGCACCGGGGTGCTATTGCCGAATGGCCAGGTGCTGTTGGCGGGTGGCGCACCGGACGCGGAGACCTACGAACCGGGCAGTCGGACCTTCACGATCGTGGTCGGCGACGTCCGGATGGCCGGCCAGTTCTCGGCGGTGGCCCCGCTCAAAGGCGGCGGGGCGCTGGTCACCGGCGGTTACGGAAACGGGACCGGCCCACGGGCGGCGGCCTGGGTGTTCCGCCCGTGAGCCCTGGAACCCCTGCCTAACGGGAGTCCGCTTTCCTGGTAAATACCGTGCCCTCCGCATAGGGCGTCGCGAAGGGCGGCCCCCGCATTTCGAGCGCGGCCACCTTCGCGTTCGGATCGACCCGGAAGATCGCGAAGCTGTTGATCTCCGGGGTCCGATTCGTGTTCCAGATCACCCCGTGGGTATCGAGGTGCCAGTGCTCGAGCTTGGCCGATTGCTCGGCGCTCCGCTTGAGGACCAATCCGCCGCCCTCCTGCTCGATCCGAAGCTCCCCGTAGAAGGGATTGTCGTAGACCCCGACGTACCGGTCGAGCGCCAACGACGGCTTGGTGCCCGTCACCCGCTGGGACACCAAGGTGGCGCGAATCGAATCGCTCAGCTGCCGCTGCTGCTTGGCCTGGGTCAGGTAGAGCCCGCTCCAGTCGCGGTCCGGGGCCCCGATGAACCGGTCGAGGATCTTGAACGGGAGCGCGTTCTGGAGATTCTGCCCGTCGGTGTTGGTGAGCACTACGACCCCGACGTCGGCTTCCGGAAGCCACGCCATCTGGGACAACATCCCGTCGATCCCGCCGCCGTGGGACACCAGCAGCTTCCCGTAGTAGTCACGAAGCCAGAGGCCGAGGCCGTAGGTGTCGAAGTGAACCATCGGGAGGAGCGTGTCGCGGCCTGAGCTCGCGATCATCTGCGAGGTCTCCATCTGGTCCTGGAATCGCTTGCTGAGGAGTTGCTTGCCCCCGTACCGCCCATCGCGGAGATGGAACCGGAGGTACTGCCCCATCTCGGCGACGTTGGAGTAGATCGAACCGGCCGGGGCCACATTGTCGAGGTTCCGGTGGTTGATCGGGACCGGCTTACCATCGACCAGCGCGTGCGGCCGGGCGACGTCGGGGCCGGTCAGTTCTTTGGTGCTCGTCACGCTGGTCGTCATGCCGAGCGGGGTGAAGATCCGCTGCCGAACGAAGGAGTCCCAGGTCGTGCCGGCCACCTTGCCAGCGATTTGGCCCGCGGCAAGGAAATTGATGTTGTTGTAGCCGAAGGTCGAGCGGAAACTGGTGGCCGGCGGCTGTTGCAGGGTCCGGCGGAGAATCTCGTCCCGCCCAAAGCCACTTCCCATCCAGACCGCATCACCCCGGAAATAGCCGCTCCGGTGGGTGACCAGATCGCGGATCGTCAACTCCCGGGTGATGTAGGGATCGGACATCGCAAAGTCCGGGAGGTACTTCATCATCTTGTCGTCGAGGCTCAACTTCTTCTCGTCCTGCAACATCCCGAGGGCCACAACCGTGAACGACTTCGAATTGGAGCCGATGGCAAACAGGGTCCGGGCGTCGACCTGGTCCGGCTTGCCGACTTCGCGGACGCCGAAGCCCTTGGCGTAGATCACCGAATCGCCCTTGACGATGGCCACGGCGAGGCCGGCCACCCCCCAATCTTGTCGCGCCTTGTCGATATAAGCGTCGAGGCCGCGAAGGGGGTCGGGTTGCTGGGCGGCGGCCGGCGCGGCCGACACGAGGAGCAACGCCACCGTGGCGGCAGAGAATCTGAAGGGGATCGGCATGGTCAGGTCCTGGTTTGGGCGAGTGTTGATCGGTAACTTAGACCCGCTCGTCGTCAGCGCGCCAGTTCTTCACGGCGCGCTTGATGTCGGTGGGCTTGGCAAATTCACCCGCCAAGGTCCGGCGGACGAGGTCGGCAAGCTCGCCATCCGACGCAAACCGAAGGGCGACGAACTGCGGCAGCCGCAGTTCACTCAGGCGGCCCTTGAGGTCGTCCGGCAGCACGCGGTTCATCCGCTCCCGTTCCTCCGCTCGGATCACCCGATCCTGGGCCTTGACCGCAAACACCCTGGCAAAGAACGCGGTCAGGAACAACGCCACCGCCGAGACGACCTGCACCGCGGACGCCAGCGAGAAGGCCGTCACCAGCTGTCGTACCGACCAGACCAGCACGATGAAGATCAGCAGGAACAGTCCCCGGTGAAACAGGGGCACCATCTTGGAGTGATTGGAGAAATTCTGCGGCTCGGCCATCGGATACCCCAGGGCAATGGATACAGGACAGGGAATACAGGTATTTACGCCTGAACCCTCCTGGCGGCAATCCCCGGGTGGAGGCCATTGGCGCGGAGCCCGGGTTGGCGCTACCTCTAGTCACCCTTTCCCCAACCGGTCACCTCTTGATGCATCCAGTTTTTGCGGAAGCAGTCGGCACGATGATCCTCGTGCTCCTTGGCAACGGCGTCGTGGCCAACGTGGTACTCCAGAAAACCAAGGGCCAGAACAGCGGCTGGATCGTGATCACGGCCGGCTGGGCGGCGGCGGTGACCGTCGCGGTCTATCTCGTGGGTTCGATCAGCGGCGCCCACCTCAATCCGGCCGTGACCGTCGCGCTCGCCGCGCTCGGCCGGTTTCCGTGGGATCAGGTCCCCCTCTATGTCGGCGCCCAGATCGTCGGGGCGTTCGTCGGCGCGGTGCTGGTGTGGCTGGCCTACCTGCCCCATTGGGCCGCCACCGACAATGCCGCCGACAAGCTCGCGGTGTTCAGCACCGGACCCGCCATCCGGCACCAGGGGGCCAACTTCGCGGCGGAAGTGATCGCCACCTTCGTGCTGATGCTCGGGCTCCTCGCCATCATGCGACCCGAGAACCTGGTGCCGAACACCGGGTTCGACAAAGGCTTCTCGCCGTTCTTGGTGGGGCTCCTGGTGGCGTCCGTCGGGATGTCGCTGGGCGGCGCCACCGGCTACGCCATCAACCCGGCCCGCGACCTGGGCCCCCGGATCGCCCACGCCCTGCTCCCGATTCCCGGCAAGGGCTCGAGCGACTGGGGCTACGCCTGGATCCCGATCGCCGGCCCGATCGTCGGCGCGGTGCTTGGTGCCGTGTTCTTCAATCTCCACTGGTGAACGGGACCACCCTCGATGAAATACGTGCTCGCCCTCGACCAGGGCACCACCAGCTCGCGGGCCATCATCTTCGACCACCACGGCGCCATCGTGGCCGACGCCCAGCGGGAGTTCCGCCAGATTTTTCCGACGCCAGGCTGGGTCGAACATGACGCCACCGAGATCTGGGCCACCCAGTCCGCGGTGGCCGGGGACGCCCTCGCGAAAGCGGGAATCAAGAGCGCCGACATCGCGGCGGTGGGCATCACCAACCAGCGGGAGACGACCGTGGTGTGGGACCGGGCCACCGGCCGGCCGATCTCCAACGCCATCGTCTGGCAGGACCGCCGGACGGCTGGCGCGTGCGACCGGCTCCGGAAGGCTGGCAAAGCCGCGATGATCCGCCGGAAGACGGGACTCGTACTGGACGCCTACTTCTCCGCCACCAAACTCCAGTGGATTCTCGCCAACGTACCGGGGGCCAAGGCCCGGGCCCGCGCCGGCGAGCTGGCGTTCGGCACCATCGACTCCTGGCTGGTCTGGAACTTGACGAGCGGCCGGGCCCATGTCACCGACGTGAGCAATGCCTCGCGCACCATGCTCTGCAATCTCAAGACCTGCGACTGGGACGACGAACTGCTCACCCTGTTCGGGATTCCGCGGGCCATTCTACCCGAGATCCGCGGCTCGAGCGAAGTCTACGGAGAAACCACCCTGTGGGGTGGCGTGATGCCGATCGCCGGCATCGCGGGCGACCAGCAGGCGGCTCTCTTCGGCCAGGTGTGCCGCCAACCGGGCATGGTGAAGAACACCTACGGCACCGGCTGCTTCATGCTGATGAACACCGGCACCAAGCCGATCACATCCCGGAACAATCTCCTCACCACAGTGGCTTGGCGGGTCGGGAACCGAACCGAGTACGCCCTCGAAGGCAGCATCTTCATCGCGGGCGCCGTGGTCCAGTGGCTCCGCGACGGATTGGGCTTGATCAAGACCTCCTCTGAAGTCGAGACCCTCGCGGCCCAGGTCGAGGATAACGGCGGGGTCTACTTCGTTCCCGCTTTTGCGGGGCTCGGCGCACCGCATTGGGACCAGTATGCCCGCGGATTGGTGGCGGGGCTGACCCGGGGCACCACGGCGGCGCACCTCGCCCGGGCCGCACTCGAGGGCATCGCCTACCAAGTCCACGACGTACTGCACGCCATGCAGTCCGACTCGGGCATCAAGCTCCGGGAACTCCGGGTCGACGGCGGTGCCTCCGCCGACAATCTCCTGATGCAGTTCCAGGCGGATCTGCTGGGTGTACCGGTGGTGCGGCCGCGGGTGTCGGAAACCACCGCGCTCGGCGCCGCTTACCTCGCCGGGCTGGCCGTGGGCTACTGGAAGGACACCACCGAGATCGCCGCGCAGTGGCAGGCGGACCGGCGGTTCACCCCGGCGATGAAACCGGCCAAGCGAAAGGCGCTGCTCAGAGGATGGGGAAAGGCACTCGCGCGGGCCCGCCGGTGGGAAGATCCGACGTGAGGATGCGTCGGCACTTCGCGGGACTCGGTGCCCTGTGCCTCTTGCTTGGCACGGCGCCTTTGGCGGCCCAGGAGCAATCCGACATTTTCCTCGGCCGGGTCACCGATTCACTGGGCACGACCGTGGTGGCGGCAATGCCGAGCGCGAGCGAGCTCGCCGTCATCAGCGCGAAGCCGGGCCGTTTGAGTAGCCCGCGAACTCCGTACCGAACATCCTGGAACAACCCGTCGAAGAGAAATGACAGTTTCATGCCTTGGCCTCTGTTTTTCTCGATCCGGTGCAGGGTCGCCCGGATTCTGGTGCGATCGCCGAAGCGCCGCTGGGCCTCGAGCTTGGCCGCCTCGGCCGAGAGCCCGCGTTCTTGGAGCTCAGCGGCCCGCATGTCGACGTGGAAGGCAAGCTCGTCATCGACGTCACGGTGGAAGCGAGTGGTGGGATACCGCCAGTAGCGCTGCCACCCGGCGTCCTCTTCGATCCACCACATCACGCCGTAGCCGTGAGTGGCCCGCGACGCGAGTGCCTCCATGATCAACAAATGAACGGTGCCCTTGAGCATCGGAACCGAATCACCCGCCATGGCCTCTCCCTCTGAAGTACTAGGGGAAGCCATGACCCTTCCCCTAGTAGTGCAAGGGGTCGGCCAGCTTAGCGACTCGTGCCGTCAACCGACCGGAGGAAATCCCGCACCGCCCCGAGCAGGAACTCGGGGTTGTCGTTCTGGGACAGATGCCCGCTCCCGGGGATCACCTTGAACAGAGCACCCGGGATCAG
This window harbors:
- a CDS encoding CocE/NonD family hydrolase; amino-acid sequence: MPRAALISLPVYLLLVGSMPSGRASAQPSGPDDPGRYRIRREFAVRVSTADGVALVTDVYRPETPKRVPALLVRTPYMRTGLSSYQQGHYWASRGYAYVVQDVRGRGDSEGRFEPLVNEGRDGYRAQSWIARQPWSDGQVGTLGGSYSGWTQVFPAILNNPALKAMIPMVTPSDPGGFWPMRHGGISFGMLEWAMVVEGRTVRSFPDDESELTDAYRSLPLQTIDEKIGARSATWRSYLRNLENPEFWKPRSYQHRLPESRVPMFHVTGWYDGTLGGSLENFAAMRTRATPNTRENQYLMVGPWRHWVDSDARASTIGGMDFGPGAVVDTRRLYQLWFDRYLKHESNEVAGWPHVRLFVLGENRWIGGDDWPLPGTRFVPYYLRGAGWLAPDPLPPGEGSSRYDYDPKDPTPFFWSRNVDSGGPDDYRSVESRSDVLTYTMESPAEKLTVCGPITATVVASSSAKDTDWVARLTLVRADGYSQRLTEGWVRARARRGNFRNDPLTPGKPETYQIDMWGTCVAVRPGERLRLAIMSGAYPLLTRNLNTGGDLGLETEPVVAHQTVYHEVGRLSFVTLPIVDRARGIETP
- a CDS encoding serine hydrolase, with amino-acid sequence MPIPFRFSAATVALLLVSAAPAAAQQPDPLRGLDAYIDKARQDWGVAGLAVAIVKGDSVIYAKGFGVREVGKPDQVDARTLFAIGSNSKSFTVVALGMLQDEKKLSLDDKMMKYLPDFAMSDPYITRELTIRDLVTHRSGYFRGDAVWMGSGFGRDEILRRTLQQPPATSFRSTFGYNNINFLAAGQIAGKVAGTTWDSFVRQRIFTPLGMTTSVTSTKELTGPDVARPHALVDGKPVPINHRNLDNVAPAGSIYSNVAEMGQYLRFHLRDGRYGGKQLLSKRFQDQMETSQMIASSGRDTLLPMVHFDTYGLGLWLRDYYGKLLVSHGGGIDGMLSQMAWLPEADVGVVVLTNTDGQNLQNALPFKILDRFIGAPDRDWSGLYLTQAKQQRQLSDSIRATLVSQRVTGTKPSLALDRYVGVYDNPFYGELRIEQEGGGLVLKRSAEQSAKLEHWHLDTHGVIWNTNRTPEINSFAIFRVDPNAKVAALEMRGPPFATPYAEGTVFTRKADSR
- a CDS encoding aquaporin family protein, whose amino-acid sequence is MHPVFAEAVGTMILVLLGNGVVANVVLQKTKGQNSGWIVITAGWAAAVTVAVYLVGSISGAHLNPAVTVALAALGRFPWDQVPLYVGAQIVGAFVGAVLVWLAYLPHWAATDNAADKLAVFSTGPAIRHQGANFAAEVIATFVLMLGLLAIMRPENLVPNTGFDKGFSPFLVGLLVASVGMSLGGATGYAINPARDLGPRIAHALLPIPGKGSSDWGYAWIPIAGPIVGAVLGAVFFNLHW
- the glpK gene encoding glycerol kinase, coding for MKYVLALDQGTTSSRAIIFDHHGAIVADAQREFRQIFPTPGWVEHDATEIWATQSAVAGDALAKAGIKSADIAAVGITNQRETTVVWDRATGRPISNAIVWQDRRTAGACDRLRKAGKAAMIRRKTGLVLDAYFSATKLQWILANVPGAKARARAGELAFGTIDSWLVWNLTSGRAHVTDVSNASRTMLCNLKTCDWDDELLTLFGIPRAILPEIRGSSEVYGETTLWGGVMPIAGIAGDQQAALFGQVCRQPGMVKNTYGTGCFMLMNTGTKPITSRNNLLTTVAWRVGNRTEYALEGSIFIAGAVVQWLRDGLGLIKTSSEVETLAAQVEDNGGVYFVPAFAGLGAPHWDQYARGLVAGLTRGTTAAHLARAALEGIAYQVHDVLHAMQSDSGIKLRELRVDGGASADNLLMQFQADLLGVPVVRPRVSETTALGAAYLAGLAVGYWKDTTEIAAQWQADRRFTPAMKPAKRKALLRGWGKALARARRWEDPT